A single genomic interval of Homo sapiens chromosome 15, GRCh38.p14 Primary Assembly harbors:
- the PEAK1 gene encoding inactive tyrosine-protein kinase PEAK1 isoform b (isoform b is encoded by transcript variant 3), with protein MSACNTFTEHVWKPGECKNCFKPKSLHQLPPDPEKAPITHGNVKTNANHSNNHRIRNTGNFRPPVAKKPTIAVKPTMIVADGQSICGELSIQEHCENKPVIIGWNRNRAALSQKPLNNNNEDDEGISHVPKPYGNNDSAKKMSDNNNGLTEVLKEIAGLDTAPQIRGNETNSRETFLGRINDCYKRSLERKLPPSCMIGGIKETQGKHVILSGSTEVISNEGGRFCYPEFSSGEESEEDVLFSNMEEEHESWDESDEELLAMEIRMRGQPRFANFRANTLSPVRFFVDKKWNTIPLRNKSLQRICAVDYDDSYDEILNGYEENSVVSYGQGSIQSMVSSDSTSPDSSLTEESRSETASSLSQKICNGGLSPGNPGDSKDMKEIEPNYESPSSNNQDKDSSQASKSSIKVPETHKAVLALRLEEKDGKIAVQTEKEESKASTDVAGQAVTINLVPTEEQAKPYRVVNLEQPLCKPYTVVDVSAAMASEHLEGPVNSPKTKSSSSTPNSPVTSSSLTPGQISAHFQKSSAIRYQEVWTSSTSPRQKIPKVELITSGTGPNVPPRKNCHKSAPTSPTATNISSKTIPVKSPNLSEIKFNSYNNAGMPPFPIIIHDEPTYARSSKNAIKVPIVINPNAYDNLAIYKSFLGTSGELSVKEKTTSVISHTYEEIETESKVPDNTTSKTTDCLQTKGFSNSTEHKRGSVAQKVQEFNNCLNRGQSSPQRSYSSSHSSPAKIQRATQEPVAKIEGTQESQMVGSSSTREKASTVLSQIVASIQPPQSPPETPQSGPKACSVEELYAIPPDADVAKSTPKSTPVRPKSLFTSQPSGEAEAPQTTDSPTTKVQKDPSIKPVTPSPSKLVTSPQSEPPAPFPPPRSTSSPYHAGNLLQRHFTNWTKPTSPTRSTEAESVLHSEGSRRAADAKPKRWISFKSFFRRRKTDEEDDKEKEREKGKLVGLDGTVIHMLPPPPVQRHHWFTEAKGESSEKPAIVFMYRCDPAQGQLSVDQSKARTDQAAVMEKGRAENALLQDSEKKRSHSSPSQIPKKILR; from the exons atgtctgcttGTAACACCTTTACTGAACATGTTTGGAAACCTGGTGAATGCAAGAATTGCTTTAAACCTAAAAGTTTGCACCAGCTTCCCCCAGACCCTGAGAAGGCACCCATCACCCATGGCAATGTGAAAACTAATGCCAATCACAGTAACAACCACCGCATCAGGAACACGGGCAATTTCCGGCCTCCTGTGGCTAAAAAACCCACTATAGCTGTGAAGCCCACTATGATAGTGGCAGATGGGCAAAGTATATGTGGTGAGCTTAGCATCCAAGAACACTGTGAGAACAAACCTGTCATCATAGGGTGGAACCGAAACAGAGCTGCCTTGAGTCAGAAACCACTTAACAATAATAATGAAGATGATGAAGGAATTAGCCATGTTCCTAAGCCTTATGGCAATAATGATAGTGCAAAGAAGATGTCAGATAACAATAATGGACTAACTGAAGTGTTAAAGGAGATAGCAGGCTTGGATACTGCCCCTCAGATAAGAGGAAATGAAACAAACTCCAGAGAAACATTCTTGGGAAGAATAAATGATTGCTATAAACGATCATTGGAAAGAAAGCTTCCACCAAGTTGCATGATAGGTGGGATAAAGGAAACTCAGGGCAAGCATGTTATTCTGAGTGGGAGCACAGAAGTGATTAGTAATGAAGGGGGCCGGTTCTGTTACCCAGAGTTTTCCAGTGGCGAGGAGAGTGAAGAGGATGTACTTTTCAGTAACATGGAGGAGGAGCACGAGAGTTGGGATGAGAGTGATGAAGAGCTGTTGGCCATGGAGATTCGCATGAGAGGGCAACCTCGCTTTGCCAACTTCAGAGCAAACACATTGTCTCCTGTTCGATTCTTTGTGGACAAAAAATGGAATACCATCCCCCTGCGAAACAAGTCTCTGCAGAGAATCTGTGCTGTGGACTATGATGACAGCTATGATGAAATCCTGAATGGTTATGAGGAAAATTCTGTGGTCTCTTATGGACAAGGAAGCATTCAGAGCATGGTGTCATCTGACTCCACATCACCAGATTCTTCTTTAACAGAAGAATCACGTTCTGAGACAGCCAGTAGTTTATCCCAGAAGATTTGTAATGGGGGATTATCTCCTGGTAACCCAGGAGATTCTAAGGACATGAAGGAAATTGAGCCCAATTATGAAAGTCCCTCTAGTAATAATCAGGATAAAGATTCATCACAGGCTTCCAAAAGCTCAATAAAAGTTCCAGAGACCCACAAAGCAGTCCTTGCTCTCCGATTAGAAGAGAAAGATGGCAAGATTGCTGTACAAACTGAGAAGGAAGAAAGTAAAGCCTCTACAGATGTTGCTGGGCAAGCAGTAACCATAAACCTTGTCCCCACAGAAGAGCAAGCAAAACCTTACCGAGTTGTGAACCTGGAACAGCCATTGTGCAAGCCATATACTGTCGTGGATGTGTCAGCAGCCATGGCCAGTGAGCACCTCGAGGGCCCTGTTAACAGCCCCAAGACAAAAAGCTCATCCTCTACTCCAAACTCTCCAGTTACATCATCTTCATTGACACCAGGACAAATAAGTGCCCATTTCCAAAAATCCAGTGCAATTCGATACCAAGAAGTATGGACTTCTAGCACCAGTCCACGACAAAAGATACCTAAAGTAGAACTAATTACTAGTGGAACTGGACCAAATGTTCCTCCAAGGAAAAACTGTCACAAATCAGCACCTACATCACCCACAGCTACAAACATTTCCTCCAAAACCATCCCTGTTAAGTCACCTAATTTGtctgaaattaaatttaatagtTATAACAATGCTGGTATGCCACCTTTTCCAATTATCATTCATGACGAGCCAACTTATGCTCGGAGTTCCAAAAATGCTATCAAAGTTCCCATTGTTATCAATCCAAATGCATATGACAATCTAGCTATCTACAAAAGTTTTCTGGGAACAAGTGGAGAACTCTCAGTGAAGGAAAAAACCACAAGTGTAATAAGCCATacttatgaagaaatagaaacagaaagcaaagtGCCTGATAACACCACTAGCAAAACCACTGACTGTCTTCAAACTAAAGGGTTTTCAAACAGCACAGAGCATAAAAGGGGCTCAGTGGCTCAGAAGGTTCAAGAGTTTAACAACTGTCTCAACAGAGGTCAGTCTTCACCACAGAGAAGCTATAGTTCCAGCCACAGCTCCCCAGCAAAGATCCAGAGAGCCACTCAAGAGCCTGTGGCCAAAATAGAAGGCACTCAGGAGTCTCAGATGGTGGGCAGCAGCAGCaccagagagaaagcaagcacagTGCTTTCTCAGATTGTGGCTTCAATCCAACCCCCACAGTCTCCTCCAGAAACACCTCAATCTGGCCCTAAAGCTTGCAGTGTGGAAGAGCTTTATGCCATTCCTCCAGATGCTGATGTTGCTAAGAGCACACCTAAGAGTACGCCAGTCCGGCCCAAATCTCTCTTTACATCTCAGCCTAGTGGTGAGGCTGAAGCACCTCAGACCACAGACAGTCCTACCACCAAAGTACAGAAAGACCCATCCATAAAGCCAGTCACCCCCTCTCCCTCCAAATTAGTGACTAGCCCCCAAAGTGAGCCACCAGCTCCCTTTCCCCCGCCACGCTCTACTTCTTCTCCTTACCATGCAGGTAACCTTTTGCAGAGGCATTTCACCAACTGGACCAAGCCAACCAGCCCTACCAGGTCAACAGAAGCTGAATCAGTTTTGCACTCTGAAGGCAGCAGGCGGGCAGCTGATGCAAAACCTAAGCGCTGGATATCATTTAAAAGCTTCTTCCGCCGTCGGAAAACAGATGAGGAGGATGACAAAGAGAAAGAGCGAGAGAAAGGGAAACTGGTGGGCCTGGATGGCACAGTCATTCACatgctgcctcctcctccagttcAGCGCCATCACTGGTTCACAGAGGCGAAAGGAGAGTCCAGTGAGAAACCAGCCATTGTCTTCATGTACAGGTGCGACCCTGCTCAAGGCCAGCTCAGTGTGGATCAGAGCAAGGCTAGGACAGACCAGGCAGCAGTCATGGAGAAGGGTAGAGCAGAGAATGCATTACTACAGGACTCAGAGAAGAAGAGGAGTCATTCTTCTCCATCACAGATTCCTAAAAAGATTCTCAG atga